The Geomonas agri genome contains the following window.
TCTCACGCCTCACTATCATAGATACAATGGAGAATGGTCATGGCACAGAACAATCAGGCAGCAGGGCACCAGGTGGTCGGTAAGGTTGTCATTCTGTACGGCACGGTGAAAGCTATATCCCCCGATGGCGCGGTTCGTCTGCTCATGCCGAACAGCCCGATCTTTGCCGATGACCGCATCGTCACCGAGAGCGACGGCAGCGCGTCCATCGTGTTCGACGGCGCGCAGGGGAACCAGCTTGACCTGGGCCGGATGATGAACGTCACCATCGACCACGACGTTTACGGCACCGTCATGTCGGGTGATACCACGGATACCACCGCCGAGGTGGCCCAGATCCAGCAGGCATTGCTTACCGGCGATCAGCCCATCGAACTGGAAGCCCCGGCAGCCGGCGGCCCCGCCGATGCCGGCGGTACCCACCCGGTCTTCATCGTTACCCCCACCGGCGAGGAGGTTCTCCCCACCGGCGGCGTCACCACCACCGGTGTCACCTTCGGGACGACTGGGACCCTCGATTCAGTCATTACCACGGTTCCAACGCCGCCGCTCACGGCAACCATAACCGTCAATCCCATTACCAGTGACAACATCGTCAACAACGTCGAAGCTACCGGCCAGATCCCTGTCTCCGGTACCGTCGGAGGCGATGCCCACCCGGGTGACACGGTCACCATCGTGATCAACGGCAACACCCATACCGGCACCGTTGCCGGCGACAACTCCTACATCATCAACGTACCGGGATCCGAACTGGTCAACAACCCGAACCAGGTCATCACTGTCAGCGTCACCACCACCGGGCCCAACGGCAATACCGCCACCGCGGTCGTCACGCCTACCTACACGGTGGACACGACCACGGCTGACATCCACATCACGAGCATCGCCGGTGACAACATCGTCAACAACGTTGAAGCGGGCAATGCCAACGTCCCGGTGACCGGTACCTTTGGCGGCGGTGTTCATGCCGGTGATGTCATCACTCTCACCGTCGGCGGCCAGACCTACAGCCACACCGTGACCGATGCCGATGTCAGCAGCCACAGCTTCATCGTCAATGTTTCCGGTGCGGACCTGACCAACAACGCAGGCCACGCCATCACCGCTTCGGTATCGACCACCGATGTGGCTGGCAGCACCGCGAGCGCCAGCGACACCGCGGGTTACACTGTCGACAATACCACCGCGGAGATCAGCATAACGAGCATCGCCGGTGACAACATCGTCAACAACGCCGAGGCGGGGAGCACGACTGTCCCGGTAACCGGCACCATCGGTGGCGGAGTCCATGCCGGCGACGTGATCATCCTGACCATCGGGGAGCATACCTACACCCACACCGTCACGGACGCCGATGCCGGCAGCCACAGCTTCACCGTGAACGTTCCCGGCAGTGACCTGACCGGCAACGCGGGGCACCAGGTCACTGCCTCGGTGACGACGACCGACGCGGCAGGGAGCACGGCGAGCGCCTCGGCCGTTGGTGAATATACCGTCGATTCGACGGTTGAGACTCACGTCGATACCGCTCACTCTGTCGGCAGCGTCGACGAGGGCGCCTTGGCCGGGGGGAGCCATCCCGGTACCGGCTACATCGCCGAGGGGAGCCTTGTTTCCAGCGGCGGTACCGGTTCTTACACCTACGCCCTGGTGTCCGACTCGGTCGCGCACGAGGGTACCCTGGTCATCGACCCGGCCACTGGTCATTACACCTACACCTTGAATGGTCCGACGCTCACCAACAGCCCGGATACCTTCACCTACCAAGTGACCGACGCCCACGGCAACACGGCGACCAACACGGTTACCATTACCATCGCCGATGACGCTCCGATCGCTAACGCCGACAGCGGCAGCGTGGTCGAAGGCGCAATCCTGTCCGGCAGCGTGGTCGGCAACGACATACCGGGCGCCGACGGCTCCGTCGTCGTGGTCGGTGTGGCGGCAGGCGTCAGTGCGACGGCGGTGAGCGGCCAGGTGGACAGCGTCATCACCGGAGCCCACGGCACCTTGACCCTGCATGCGGACGGCAGCTACGACTACCACGCCAACCCGAACAGCGAGAACACCAGCGATACCTTCACCTACACCATTCAGGATGCCGATGGCAGCAAGTCCACCAGCACCCTGACCGTCAACCTGACCGATAGCGGCCTCCATACCCAGCTCGATACGCTCACTTCCGTCACCGGTGTCGACGAGGGCGCCCTTCCGGTGGGGAGCCACCCGGGCAGCGGCTACATCGCCGAAGGGAACCTGATCTCCACCGGCGGCGCCGGCCCCTACAGCTACGCGCTGGTCTCCGACTCGGTAGCCCACGAAGGGACCTTGGTCATCGATCCGGCTACCGGGCATTACACCTACACCCTGAGCGGCCCGACCGGCACCAACACCCCGGATAGCTTCACCTACCAGGTGACCGACGCGTACGGAAACACGGCGACCAACACGGTGACCATCACTGTCGCCGATGACGCGCCGGTGGCCAACGTCGACAGCGGCAGCGTCATGGAAGGGGCGACCGTGGCTGGCAGCGTGGTCACTAACGACGTCCCGGGTGCCGACGGTGTGGCCCCCGGCTCCATCGTCGTGGTAGGTGTGGCGGCAGGCGTCAGCGCGACGGCGGTGAGCGGCCAGGTGGACAGCGTCATCACCGGTGCCCACGGCACCTTGACCCTGCACGCGGACGGCAGCTACGACTACCACGCCAACCCGAACAGCGCCAACACCAGCGACACCTTCACCTACACCATCCAGGATGCCGACGGCAGCAAGTCCACCAGCACGCTGACCGTCAACCTGACCGACAGCGGCCTGCATACCCAGCTCGATACGCTCACTTCCGTCACCGGTGTCGACGAGGGCGCCCTGCCGGTGGGGAGCCATCCGGGCAACGGCTACATCGCGGAAGGGAACCTGGTCTCCACCGGTGGCGCCGGCTCGTACACCTACGCCCTGGTCTCCGACTCGGCCGCCCACGAAGGGACGCTGGCCATCGACCCGGCTACCGGGCATTACACTTACACCCTGAGCGGCCCGACCGGCACCAACGCCCCGGACACCTTCACCTACCAAGTGACCGACTCCAACGGCAACACCTCGACGAACACGGTGACCATCACCATTGCCGATGACGCGCCGGTGGCCAACGTCGACAGCGGCAGCGTGGTGGAAGGCGCGTCCGTGTCCGGTAGCGTGGTCGCTAACGACGTACCGGGTGCCGACGGTGTGGCCCCCGGCTCCATCGTGGTGGTCGGCGTGGCGGCAGGCACCAGCGCCACGGCGGTCAGCGGCCAGGTGGACAGCGTCATCACTGGCGCCCACGGCACCCTGACCCTGCACGCGGACGGCAGCTACGACTACCACGCCAACGCGAACAGCGCCAACACCAGCGACACCTTCACCTACACCATCCAGGACGCCGACGGCAGCAAGTCCACCAGCACGCTGACCGTCAACCTGACCGACAGCGGCCTGCACACCCACGTCGACACGCTCACTTCAGTCACCAGCGTCGACGAGGGCGCCCTGCCGGTGGGCAGCCACCCGGGCAGCGGCTACATCGCGGAAGGGAATCTGGTCTCCACCGGCGGCGCTGGGTCTTACACCTATGCCCTGGTCTCCGACTCGGCCACCCACGAGGGGACGCTGGTGATTGATCCGGCCGGGCACTACACCTACACCCTGAACGGCCCGACGCTCACCAACAGCCCGGACACCTTCACCTACCAGGTGACCGATGGGGAGGGGAATACCTCGACCAACACGGTGACCATCACCATCACCGATGACGCGCCGGTGGCACAGATCGACAGCGGCAGCGTGGTTGAAGGCGCGACCCTTTCCGGCAGCGTCGTCACCAACGACATCCCGGGAGCGGACGGCTCGATCGTCGTGGTAGGCGCTGCGGCCGGTGTCAGTGCAACGGCGGTCGCCGGGCAGGTGAATAGCGTCATTACCGGCGCCCATGGCACCCTGACCCTGCACGCTGACGGCAGCTACGACTACCACGCCAACCCGAACAGCGACAACACCAGCGACACCTTCACCTACACCATCCAGGATGCTGACGGCAGCAAGTCCACCAGCACGCTGACCATCAACCTGACCGACAGCGGGCTGCACACCCAGGTCGATACCGTTCATTCCGACACCAGCGTCGACGAGGGCGCCCTCTCCGTTGGCAGCCACCCTGGCAGCGGCTACATCGCCGAAGGGAACCTGATCTCCAGCGGCGGCGCCGGCTCCTACAGCTACGCCCTGGTTTCCGACTCCGCGACTCACGAAGGGACCCTGGTCATCGACGCCAACGGGCATTACACCTACACCCTGAACGGCCCGACGCTCACCAACAGCCCGGACACCTTCACCTACCAGGTCACCGACGCCCATGGCAACACCGCCACCAACACGGTGACCATCACCATCGCCGATGACGCGCCGGTGGCGCATACCGACAGCGGCAGCGTCATGGAAGGCGCGACCCTCTCCGGCAACGTGGTCGCTAACGACGTACCGGGCGCCGACGGCGTGGCCCCCGGCTCCATCGTGGTGGTCGGTGTGGCGGCAGGCGTCAGCGCGACGGCGGTGAGCGGGCAGGTTGACAGCGTCATTACCGGCGCCCACGGCACCCTGACCCTGCACGCGGACGGCAGCTACGACTACCACGCCAACCCGAACAGCGACAACACCAGCGACACCTTCACCTACACCATCCAGGATGCCGACGGCAGCAAGTCCACCAGCACCCTGACCGTCAACCTGACCGACAGCGGGCTGCACACCCAGGTGGACACCGTTCATTCCGACACCAGCGTCGACGAGGGCGCCCTGCCGGTGGGCAGCCATCCGGGTACCGGCTACATCGCCGAAGGGACCCTGGTCTCGACCGGCGGCGCCGGCTCCTACAGCTACGCACTGGTCTCCGACTCGGCGACTCACGAAGGGACCCTGGTCATCGACGCCAACGGGCATTACACCTACACCCTGAACGGCCCGACGCTCACCAACAGCCCGGACACCTTCACCTACCAGGTCACCGATGCCTACGGCAACACGGCAACCAACACGGTGACCATCGCTATCGCCGATGACGCGCCGGTTGCCAACACCGACACCGGCAGCGTGGTGGAAGGCGCGACCCTCTCCGGCAGCGTGGTCACTAACGACATCCCGGGCGCCGACGGCTCCATCGTCGTGGTGGGAGCTGCCGCCGGTACCAGCGCGACGGCGGTAAGCGGGCAGGTCGATTCCGTGATCACCGGTGCTCACGGCACCCTGACGCTGCACGCCAACGGAAGCTACGAGTACCACGCCAACCCAAACAGCGAGAACACCAGCGACACCTTCACCTATACCATCCAGGATGCCGACGGCAGCAAGTCCACCAGCACCCTGACCGTCAACCTGACCGACAGCGGGCTGCACACCCAGGTCGACACCCTCACCTCCGTCACCAGCGTCGACGAGGGCGCCCTGCCGGTGGGTAGCCATCCGGGCAGCGGCTACATAGCAGAAGGGAACCTGGTCTCGACTGGCGGCGCCGGGTCTTACTCCTACGCCCTGGTCTCCGACTCGGCCACCCACGAGGGGACCCTGGTCATCGATGCGGACGGGCATTACACCTACACCCTGAACGGCCCGACGCTCACCAACAGCCCGGACACCTTCACCTACCAGGTCACCGACGCCAACGGCAACATCGCCACCAACACGGTCACCATCACCATCGCCGATGATGCCCCGGTGGCCAACGTTGACAGCGGCAGCGTGGTGGAAGGCGCGGCCCTCTCCGGCAGCGTGGTCACTAACGACATCCCGGGCGCCGACGGTTCCATCGTCGTGGTCGGCGCAGCCGCAGGCGCCAGCGCGACCGCAGTGAGCGGCCAGGTGGACAGCGTCATTACCGGCGCCCACGGCACCCTGACCTTGCACGCCAACGGCAGCTATGAATATCACGCCAACCCCAACAGCGCGAACACCAGCGACACCTTCACGTACACCATTCAGGACGCTGACGGCAGCAAGTCCACCAGCACGCTGACCATCAACCTGACCAACAGCGGGCTGCACACCCAGGTCGATACGGTCCACTCCGACACCACCGTTGACGAGGGCGCCCTGTCTGTCGGCACCCACCCAGGTACCGGCTACATCGCAGAAGGGACCCTGATCTCCAGCGGCGGCGACGGCTCCTACACCTACGCCCTGGTGCCCGACTCGGCCACCCACGAAGGGACCCTGGTCATCGACCCATCCACCGGCCATTACACCTACACCCTCAGCGGTCCGTCGAGCAGCGACAGCCCGGATACCTTCACCTTCCAGGTAACAGACGGCCACGGCAATACCGCAACCAACACCCTCACCGTAACCATCACTGATGACGCGCCGGTGTTGAATGTCACCAACGGTATCTTCCAAAACACCGGTGACACCGACACGACTGCTCATACCGGCGGCACCATTGTCGAAGGCACCCTCGCCACTATCGGTGCCGATCTCAACAATGCGCATGTAACGCTGACGGGGACTCCGCCCAGTGGCCTTACCTCCTATGGCCAAGCTGTTACCTACAGCGTCTCGACGGACGGTTCTACCATCCATGCCACGGCCGACGGCCATGAGGTCTTCACATTGACCGCCCACTCGGATGGTACGTACACCTTCGACCAGCACCAAATGCTCGACCTCGCGGTACTGAACAGCAACCTGCAGGGGAGCATCGGGGCCGGCGGACCGCAGACCGCCTTCTACGTCTACACCGACGGCTCTTCCGGGTTCGATGCCACCGCCAAGCCGTGGTCCCTCCAGATCACCGCCGACGGCCACAGCGTCAACCCGAGTACCCAGGGGATGGGGGTCGACAACAACTGGTTGAACCTCACCAGCAACGCCGGCACCACCGAAACCCTTCACTTCAACTTCGACAATGAAGGGGCCAGCGGTGCGGCTAACTTCGCCTACCAGGCCAAGATCGGGATTAACGATCTCGGCGCCGGCGAGAAGATCGTTTGGGATGCGACCTACACCGATGGGGCAGGACACACTTACACCGACCATGGCGAAGCGACCACCAGCAGCCTCGACTCCACGGGTCACCTGGTGTTCACTGCTCCGCAGAACAACATGTACATTGACCACATCGACTTCACCGGCGGTGCCGGCGCTGTGAGGGTCACTTCCTTCACCGCGTACACCATCGACACCAACGTGACCCAGACTCTGAACTTTGGCTTCACCGCGACCGACGGCGACGGCGATCATGTCTCTGGCAACTTCAGTCTCCTGGCCCAGAACGGTTCCACCCTCACCGGCGACAGCAGCAACAATGCACTTGGCGGTGGCCATGGCGATAACGTCATGTCTGGTGGGGCTGGGGCTGATATCTTTACGGTGAACGGCGGTAATGACACCATAAAAGACTTCACCGCCCATGTGGACAAGATCGTTATCGAGCAAACCCACACCGATGGCCTGTTCCAACACACTGATGGATCCAACACGGCCACTCTGACGATCACCAATAACGGAACCCAGGTGGGGACTGTTACCTTTGAAAACGTCACCGACGCAGGTGCTCTTTTGGATTCGTTGATTCACAACGATCCCAAAATCCATAGCTAGGATTCGGTGACTGGTTGAACCAAGCTGCCGCGGAAAATGTTTCCGCGGCAGCTTTTTTTGTACCCGTCGACCTTGGTGGAGGTTTACTCCTTCACAGGATTCGCTTGACACTCCCGCCGCAAAAAACTATAGCTATAACCTCCACTTCACCCAACCTTCTCCCGCCCGGAACGGGCACATCGGGGAAACATGTACTGGGAATCTTTTGGCTTCAAAGAAGCACCTTTCGCACTAACTCCTAACCCGTCTTTCCTGTTCCTGAGCGCTCCGCACCAGGAGGCTTTCGCGCACCTGCTCTTCGCCATTGAAAACCGCGCCGGGTTCATTGAACTCTCCGGCGAGGTGGGCACCGGCAAGACCACCATCGTGCGCACTCTTTTGAACCAGCTCGACTCGGAAACGCACCGCACAGCGCTGATTTTTAACCCGATCCTCTCTCCCCTTGGTTTCATGAAAGAGGTAAACGCAGAGTTCGGCCTCCCCACTGAAGGCAACGAAATCCGCGACCTGCACGCGGCCCTCAACGCTTACCTCCTCGAGGAGAACCGCGCCGGTCACACGGTGGTCTTGGTGATCGACGAGGCCCAGAACCTCTCGGTGGAGGTACTGGAGCACGTGCGACTTATCTCCAACCTGGAGACCGAGAGCGACAAGCTGATCCAGATCGTGCTGGTCGGGCAGCCGGAATTGAATGCGCTCTTGGCCCGGGACGAGTTGCGCCAACTCGACCAGCGCATCACGGTGCGCTACCACCTGAAGCCGATGTGCTTCGAGGACACCTGCGCCTACATCCGGCACCGGATCAGGTTCGCCGCTGACGGCAGGGAACCGCTGACGTTCTCCCCTGGCGCCTTCAAGCGTATCTTCAAGTTCTCCGGAGGGCTGCCGCGCCTGATCAACGGGGTCTGCGACCGCGCTTTGCTGCTCGCCTACACCCGCGAGTGCAAGGAGGTCACCCCGGCTATGGCGTCGCTCGCCATTGCCGACTTGCGCAAGGAAGCGCCGCGCCGCAGGCGGGCATTGCAGGTTCGGGCTCTCTCGGCGGCCCTGGTGCTGTGCGTCGTCATCATCGTTGGGTTCTCGGTAGTGTCGTTCCATCTCCTCCCTGGTGAGAAGAAGGGGGGCAACGAGGTAAAGGAAGCGGTGCAGGAGGGAGCACAGCTGGCTCCCTGGTCGGCGGAGGCCGCGCGCCAGGCGATCGCGGCTCAACCGGAGCAGGTCAATCTCTATGCGGCGGTGAACGCGGTACTGGATGCGTGGCGGGTGCCGCGAGTGGAGCCGGTGCCGGGAAAACCTGCCAACCTGCGCTCGTTGGCCAAGCAGCGCACCCTGGTTCCCTCCAAGTTTTCCGCCAA
Protein-coding sequences here:
- a CDS encoding AAA family ATPase, giving the protein MYWESFGFKEAPFALTPNPSFLFLSAPHQEAFAHLLFAIENRAGFIELSGEVGTGKTTIVRTLLNQLDSETHRTALIFNPILSPLGFMKEVNAEFGLPTEGNEIRDLHAALNAYLLEENRAGHTVVLVIDEAQNLSVEVLEHVRLISNLETESDKLIQIVLVGQPELNALLARDELRQLDQRITVRYHLKPMCFEDTCAYIRHRIRFAADGREPLTFSPGAFKRIFKFSGGLPRLINGVCDRALLLAYTRECKEVTPAMASLAIADLRKEAPRRRRALQVRALSAALVLCVVIIVGFSVVSFHLLPGEKKGGNEVKEAVQEGAQLAPWSAEAARQAIAAQPEQVNLYAAVNAVLDAWRVPRVEPVPGKPANLRSLAKQRTLVPSKFSANLEILGRLDAPALLHIVLPGGAERLVALVGVDKNEVEVVPPVAGHTKLTRAELVQLWSGGTTVLWKDFHGIASRPKGAEKAAATKSLQGLLKQVGCYDGPVDGKPSETTKTALAEFQRREQLTADGKVGAQTLMLLYRRAGGYFPPGLARVQGADSKQTGRM
- a CDS encoding retention module-containing protein is translated as MAQNNQAAGHQVVGKVVILYGTVKAISPDGAVRLLMPNSPIFADDRIVTESDGSASIVFDGAQGNQLDLGRMMNVTIDHDVYGTVMSGDTTDTTAEVAQIQQALLTGDQPIELEAPAAGGPADAGGTHPVFIVTPTGEEVLPTGGVTTTGVTFGTTGTLDSVITTVPTPPLTATITVNPITSDNIVNNVEATGQIPVSGTVGGDAHPGDTVTIVINGNTHTGTVAGDNSYIINVPGSELVNNPNQVITVSVTTTGPNGNTATAVVTPTYTVDTTTADIHITSIAGDNIVNNVEAGNANVPVTGTFGGGVHAGDVITLTVGGQTYSHTVTDADVSSHSFIVNVSGADLTNNAGHAITASVSTTDVAGSTASASDTAGYTVDNTTAEISITSIAGDNIVNNAEAGSTTVPVTGTIGGGVHAGDVIILTIGEHTYTHTVTDADAGSHSFTVNVPGSDLTGNAGHQVTASVTTTDAAGSTASASAVGEYTVDSTVETHVDTAHSVGSVDEGALAGGSHPGTGYIAEGSLVSSGGTGSYTYALVSDSVAHEGTLVIDPATGHYTYTLNGPTLTNSPDTFTYQVTDAHGNTATNTVTITIADDAPIANADSGSVVEGAILSGSVVGNDIPGADGSVVVVGVAAGVSATAVSGQVDSVITGAHGTLTLHADGSYDYHANPNSENTSDTFTYTIQDADGSKSTSTLTVNLTDSGLHTQLDTLTSVTGVDEGALPVGSHPGSGYIAEGNLISTGGAGPYSYALVSDSVAHEGTLVIDPATGHYTYTLSGPTGTNTPDSFTYQVTDAYGNTATNTVTITVADDAPVANVDSGSVMEGATVAGSVVTNDVPGADGVAPGSIVVVGVAAGVSATAVSGQVDSVITGAHGTLTLHADGSYDYHANPNSANTSDTFTYTIQDADGSKSTSTLTVNLTDSGLHTQLDTLTSVTGVDEGALPVGSHPGNGYIAEGNLVSTGGAGSYTYALVSDSAAHEGTLAIDPATGHYTYTLSGPTGTNAPDTFTYQVTDSNGNTSTNTVTITIADDAPVANVDSGSVVEGASVSGSVVANDVPGADGVAPGSIVVVGVAAGTSATAVSGQVDSVITGAHGTLTLHADGSYDYHANANSANTSDTFTYTIQDADGSKSTSTLTVNLTDSGLHTHVDTLTSVTSVDEGALPVGSHPGSGYIAEGNLVSTGGAGSYTYALVSDSATHEGTLVIDPAGHYTYTLNGPTLTNSPDTFTYQVTDGEGNTSTNTVTITITDDAPVAQIDSGSVVEGATLSGSVVTNDIPGADGSIVVVGAAAGVSATAVAGQVNSVITGAHGTLTLHADGSYDYHANPNSDNTSDTFTYTIQDADGSKSTSTLTINLTDSGLHTQVDTVHSDTSVDEGALSVGSHPGSGYIAEGNLISSGGAGSYSYALVSDSATHEGTLVIDANGHYTYTLNGPTLTNSPDTFTYQVTDAHGNTATNTVTITIADDAPVAHTDSGSVMEGATLSGNVVANDVPGADGVAPGSIVVVGVAAGVSATAVSGQVDSVITGAHGTLTLHADGSYDYHANPNSDNTSDTFTYTIQDADGSKSTSTLTVNLTDSGLHTQVDTVHSDTSVDEGALPVGSHPGTGYIAEGTLVSTGGAGSYSYALVSDSATHEGTLVIDANGHYTYTLNGPTLTNSPDTFTYQVTDAYGNTATNTVTIAIADDAPVANTDTGSVVEGATLSGSVVTNDIPGADGSIVVVGAAAGTSATAVSGQVDSVITGAHGTLTLHANGSYEYHANPNSENTSDTFTYTIQDADGSKSTSTLTVNLTDSGLHTQVDTLTSVTSVDEGALPVGSHPGSGYIAEGNLVSTGGAGSYSYALVSDSATHEGTLVIDADGHYTYTLNGPTLTNSPDTFTYQVTDANGNIATNTVTITIADDAPVANVDSGSVVEGAALSGSVVTNDIPGADGSIVVVGAAAGASATAVSGQVDSVITGAHGTLTLHANGSYEYHANPNSANTSDTFTYTIQDADGSKSTSTLTINLTNSGLHTQVDTVHSDTTVDEGALSVGTHPGTGYIAEGTLISSGGDGSYTYALVPDSATHEGTLVIDPSTGHYTYTLSGPSSSDSPDTFTFQVTDGHGNTATNTLTVTITDDAPVLNVTNGIFQNTGDTDTTAHTGGTIVEGTLATIGADLNNAHVTLTGTPPSGLTSYGQAVTYSVSTDGSTIHATADGHEVFTLTAHSDGTYTFDQHQMLDLAVLNSNLQGSIGAGGPQTAFYVYTDGSSGFDATAKPWSLQITADGHSVNPSTQGMGVDNNWLNLTSNAGTTETLHFNFDNEGASGAANFAYQAKIGINDLGAGEKIVWDATYTDGAGHTYTDHGEATTSSLDSTGHLVFTAPQNNMYIDHIDFTGGAGAVRVTSFTAYTIDTNVTQTLNFGFTATDGDGDHVSGNFSLLAQNGSTLTGDSSNNALGGGHGDNVMSGGAGADIFTVNGGNDTIKDFTAHVDKIVIEQTHTDGLFQHTDGSNTATLTITNNGTQVGTVTFENVTDAGALLDSLIHNDPKIHS